From the genome of Rhizobacter sp. AJA081-3:
TTCACGCCGGGCAGCAGCGCCTGCGTGAGGATGAACATCAGCGCCGTGGTGGCGCCGCCCATCACCACCTCGTCGTCGTGCGGCGCGTTGATCAGCTCGGCGACGGCGCGGCGCGCGGCCAGCACCTTCTCGCCGGCGCGCTGCGAAGCGGCGTAGCTGGCACCGAGCTGCACGCTGCTGGTGAGCAGGTAGTCGCGCACGCGGTCGGCCACGCGCTTGAGCACTTGCGAGCCGCCGGCGTTGTCGAGGAAGACGGTGTCGCTGGCGAGGGCGGGGAACTCGGCGCGGATGCGCTCTAGGTTGAGTGCGGTCATGTTGGGGTTTGGCTTCTTGCCGATCGATGTGAGGTTCGAGCGTCGCGGCAGGCGCTGCCCGCAGGGGGCTCATGCTGTGGCGGTCGGCCTTGCAGGCCGACTCCACTGCGATGCTCGCGCCGGGGTCGTGCCGCAGAACTCACTACGCGACCTGCGGTCGCTGCGTTCAGACAGCCGCGGCAAGTCAGTTCACGAAGCGCGCTTACGCGCGCCGACCCCGGCGCTGTGCTTCTCGTCGCCACAGAAATCGCCCCCCGCGGACACCGCCTGCCGCGAAGTCCACCACTGGTTCTCTTCCATCGGCACGCCACCACCGGTTCAGCAAAGGCGCGCTCGGGCAGGCGAAGGCGCGCCTCTGAGGTGCCGAGAAGCGCAGGGCTCGTGGCCGCGCGCGCAGCGCGCTTCGTCTTCTGACTCGTCGACGCTGTCCGAACGCAGCGACCGCAGGGAGCGAAGTGAGTTCGGCGACGGGGCCGCGAGACCGAGCATCGCAGGGGAGTCGGTGCGCAGCGCCGACCGCCGAGGCGAAGCGCCGTAGCCTGCCCGGGCGCGCCTTTGCCGCACACCTCGCCAACGACCGGTACGCACGAAGGCAAAGTCATCCCCATCCTCAGTGCTGAAGGATCGCCTGCAGAAACGCCTGCGTCCGCGCCTCTCGCGGTGCCCCGAAGAACTGCTCGGGCGGCGCCTGCTCCACCACCACGCCGGCCTCCATGAACACCACGCGGTCGGCCACGCGCCGCGCGAATCCCATCTCGTGCGTCACGATCACCATCGTCACGCCGGTGTGCGCCAGCGCCTGCATCACGGCCAGCACCTCGCCGACCATCTCGGGGTCGAGTGCTGAGGTGGGCTCATCGAACAGCAGCACCTTGGGCTCCATCGCCAGCGCGCGCGCGATCGCCACGCGCTGCTGCTGGCCGCCGGAGAGCTGCCCTGGCAGCTTGTCGCAGTGGTCGGCCAGGCCGACCTTGACGAGCAACGCGCGGGCACGTTCGTCGGCTTGCGCCCGCGGCATGCCGCGCACGCGCAGCGGCCCGAGCGCCACGTTGTGCAGCGCGCTCAGATGCGGGAACAGGTTGAAGCTCTGGAACACCATGCCCACTTCGGCGCGCACCTTGACCAGCGCCTTGCCGC
Proteins encoded in this window:
- a CDS encoding amino acid ABC transporter ATP-binding protein — protein: MSAVVEIAGLHKHYGSFHALKGVDLSIAHGEVVVVVGPSGSGKSTLIRCINLLEDYQRGEVRVDGEKVVRGKALVKVRAEVGMVFQSFNLFPHLSALHNVALGPLRVRGMPRAQADERARALLVKVGLADHCDKLPGQLSGGQQQRVAIARALAMEPKVLLFDEPTSALDPEMVGEVLAVMQALAHTGVTMVIVTHEMGFARRVADRVVFMEAGVVVEQAPPEQFFGAPREARTQAFLQAILQH